One Syntrophales bacterium DNA segment encodes these proteins:
- a CDS encoding ATP-binding protein produces the protein MTKNVFAHDASLYENRFPVEGGNFDKAGQVSSQIKAILKRMKLSSEIIRRVALVSYESEINIVSYARKGHIHIQVKPDYVLIEAIDEGDGIPDIELAMQQGWSTASQRIREMGFGAGMGLCNIKNFSDFFRISSDVGKGTHLKMVIKIDKVFDGI, from the coding sequence TTGACGAAGAACGTGTTCGCCCATGATGCAAGTCTGTACGAAAACAGGTTTCCCGTTGAGGGAGGCAATTTCGACAAGGCCGGACAGGTATCGAGCCAGATCAAAGCCATCCTGAAGAGGATGAAGCTCTCCAGCGAGATCATCCGCCGGGTGGCGCTGGTGTCCTACGAATCGGAAATCAATATCGTTTCATACGCACGGAAAGGACATATCCACATCCAGGTAAAGCCGGATTATGTGCTGATCGAAGCCATCGATGAGGGGGATGGGATCCCGGACATCGAGCTCGCCATGCAGCAGGGATGGTCGACGGCCAGCCAGCGGATCCGGGAGATGGGATTCGGCGCCGGCATGGGCCTCTGCAACATCAAGAACTTCTCCGACTTCTTCAGAATCTCCTCCGATGTGGGGAAAGGCACCCATCTGAAGATGGTGATCAAGATCGACAAGGTCTTCGACGGAATTTAA
- a CDS encoding DRTGG domain-containing protein gives MTLREVKEILDAEVLVGQEQLDKEVRTAFGADLMSDVLAFAKAGSLLLTGLTNPQVVRTSDVLDIAAIILVRGKKPSPETLTLAEELKIPILTTQFILFETAGRLYQRGIVGCMERVDEERVRP, from the coding sequence GTGACCCTGCGTGAGGTTAAAGAAATCCTGGATGCCGAAGTGCTTGTGGGACAGGAACAGTTGGACAAGGAAGTCAGGACGGCCTTCGGAGCGGACCTGATGAGCGACGTCCTGGCCTTTGCCAAGGCCGGGAGCCTCCTCCTGACGGGCCTGACGAATCCACAGGTGGTCAGGACTTCCGACGTGCTGGACATCGCCGCCATCATCCTCGTTCGAGGGAAAAAGCCATCGCCGGAGACCCTGACGCTGGCCGAGGAACTGAAAATTCCCATCCTGACGACCCAATTCATTCTCTTTGAAACGGCTGGCCGCCTGTATCAGAGGGGAATCGTCGGATGCATGGAAAGGGTTGACGAAGAACGTGTTCGCCCATGA
- the xerD gene encoding site-specific tyrosine recombinase XerD yields MENWVDRYMTFLSVEKGASLHTLDAYSRDLNRHVAFLRSLGRKGWADVTTDDMLSFLTRLREEGLKARSANRALAALRGFYRFLLREGVREENPLADIHHGKVWMHLPDTVSRQEMENLLRQPGLDRPEAVRDTAMLEMFYASGLRVSELASLTLGSINWQVGYLVTFGKGGKERVVPVGRVALSVLRRYVEEVRPGLLKGGDTDVLFLNRQGRGLSRQGLWKLVRRYAERAGIRKKVYPHTFRHSFATHLLEGGADLRSVQLMLGHADISTTQIYTHVTRERLKDVHSRFHPRGK; encoded by the coding sequence ATGGAAAACTGGGTGGACCGATACATGACCTTCCTGTCGGTCGAGAAGGGGGCTTCCCTTCACACCCTCGATGCGTACAGCCGCGACCTGAACCGCCATGTCGCATTCCTGCGGTCCCTGGGGAGGAAAGGGTGGGCGGATGTTACGACGGACGACATGCTCTCCTTTCTCACCCGTCTGCGGGAGGAGGGATTGAAGGCCCGTTCCGCCAACCGGGCCCTGGCTGCGCTCCGGGGCTTCTACCGCTTTCTTCTGCGGGAAGGGGTGCGGGAGGAAAACCCCCTGGCGGACATCCACCACGGGAAGGTATGGATGCACCTCCCCGATACGGTGTCCCGGCAGGAGATGGAGAATCTTCTCCGCCAGCCGGGCCTGGACAGGCCGGAGGCCGTCCGGGACACCGCCATGCTGGAGATGTTTTACGCCTCGGGGCTCCGGGTTTCCGAACTGGCGTCCCTGACGCTGGGCAGCATCAACTGGCAGGTAGGATACCTGGTTACATTCGGAAAGGGAGGGAAGGAACGGGTCGTGCCGGTCGGGCGCGTCGCCCTCTCCGTCCTGAGGCGTTATGTGGAAGAGGTCCGTCCGGGCCTGCTGAAGGGCGGGGATACGGACGTGCTTTTCCTGAACCGCCAGGGGAGGGGGCTTTCCCGCCAGGGATTGTGGAAGCTGGTCAGGCGGTACGCCGAACGGGCGGGGATCCGGAAAAAGGTTTATCCACACACGTTCCGCCATTCCTTCGCCACCCACCTCCTGGAGGGAGGGGCGGATCTCCGTTCCGTACAGCTCATGTTGGGGCATGCGGACATATCGACGACGCAGATATACACGCACGTCACCCGGGAACGTCTCAAGGATGTGCACAGCCGGTTTCACCCACGGGGGAAATGA
- a CDS encoding tetratricopeptide repeat protein, whose translation MKRQGREQGSRSPLSGRRIALITAGILVLGILAAGGLSLAFSRTGAASPLERLGGVFSFYLLGQPPRVYGLEGEKNGSFFTIRPGDALEVTYRDEFILRGVASDSLAGSGIDVRIEGFEEKTALGVLFKGLSFVDRRTGERAEPGKAGSGEPARVSVLYNGREAAVFYIRASLTAQDFLRYARAAEDRKEKIHFLQQALALTPSDTEVRHELASEQEKAGRVDEAAAAYEEILKAKPADEAALTALVKIYLSRSAYDRVVSLCTRAVATNPKSAPAHAALALALQMQEKFDEAAKHYESALQLDPNNTSVRFRLGEVYDRMKKSGKAGEQYRRVLTGAPADRDAILALALTKLKAGDHDEAIYWYKAYLKQNPKSAAAWANLGLAYGGKGRGKEEIESYRKALALDPKNAVVLSNMALAYEKANQVREATDTWKKVLKVRPGDSGAASRLGELALREKRYREAASYFETALKESTRKGPLHTSAATAYAEMKQYGKAVEHYEKAIRNGVKDPEMHLAMATAYQQLGKNKEAEAAYGKAAASGASRDVLARVAAVHLREKRYDQAAKIYREMIRRFPGKGRSHAGLGDALYLKGDMDGAADAYRKAVRQDPREIGAWMGLGAVHERKGNLEEALKAYQRAWELNPDLSQAARKAREIRIRLLEKKQG comes from the coding sequence ATGAAAAGGCAGGGCAGAGAGCAAGGGAGCCGATCCCCCCTCTCGGGGCGGCGGATTGCCCTGATCACGGCGGGAATTCTGGTTCTGGGCATCCTGGCCGCCGGAGGACTTTCCCTGGCTTTCTCCCGCACCGGTGCGGCATCGCCCCTCGAACGGCTCGGGGGTGTTTTTTCCTTCTACCTGCTGGGACAGCCGCCCCGGGTGTATGGCCTGGAGGGAGAAAAGAACGGGTCTTTCTTCACGATCCGTCCCGGTGATGCCCTGGAGGTTACCTATCGGGACGAGTTTATCCTCCGGGGGGTCGCCAGCGATTCCCTGGCAGGAAGCGGCATTGACGTCCGGATCGAAGGATTCGAGGAAAAGACGGCCCTGGGCGTCCTGTTCAAGGGCCTTTCCTTTGTGGACCGGCGGACGGGGGAGCGGGCCGAGCCGGGGAAGGCCGGATCAGGCGAACCGGCGCGGGTTTCCGTGCTGTACAACGGGCGGGAAGCGGCCGTATTCTATATCCGGGCCTCCCTGACGGCGCAGGATTTCCTGCGGTATGCCCGGGCGGCCGAAGACAGGAAGGAGAAGATCCATTTCCTGCAACAGGCCCTGGCCCTGACTCCGTCCGATACGGAGGTGCGGCACGAGCTGGCCTCGGAGCAGGAGAAGGCCGGCCGGGTCGATGAAGCCGCGGCGGCCTACGAGGAGATCCTGAAGGCAAAGCCCGCCGATGAAGCGGCCCTGACGGCCCTGGTTAAGATCTACCTGTCCCGCAGCGCCTACGACCGGGTCGTGAGCCTTTGCACACGAGCCGTTGCAACGAACCCGAAAAGCGCCCCCGCCCATGCGGCCCTTGCCCTTGCCCTCCAGATGCAGGAAAAATTCGATGAAGCGGCGAAGCATTATGAATCAGCGCTGCAGCTGGATCCGAACAACACATCCGTCCGGTTTCGCCTGGGGGAAGTCTATGACCGGATGAAGAAGTCGGGGAAGGCGGGGGAGCAGTACCGCCGGGTTCTGACCGGGGCGCCCGCGGACCGGGATGCCATTCTGGCGCTGGCCTTGACCAAGCTGAAGGCGGGAGACCACGATGAAGCAATCTACTGGTACAAGGCCTACCTGAAGCAGAATCCGAAGAGCGCAGCCGCCTGGGCGAACCTGGGCCTGGCTTATGGCGGCAAGGGGCGGGGGAAGGAGGAGATCGAAAGCTACCGGAAAGCCCTCGCCCTGGATCCGAAAAACGCCGTTGTTCTCTCCAACATGGCCCTTGCTTACGAGAAGGCGAATCAGGTCCGGGAGGCCACCGATACCTGGAAAAAGGTCCTGAAAGTCCGTCCGGGGGACTCCGGTGCGGCCTCCAGGCTCGGAGAGCTGGCCCTCCGCGAAAAGCGGTACCGGGAGGCTGCATCCTATTTTGAGACGGCCCTGAAGGAAAGCACCCGGAAGGGGCCGCTGCATACCTCCGCGGCGACCGCGTACGCGGAGATGAAACAGTACGGCAAGGCCGTCGAGCATTACGAAAAGGCCATCCGCAACGGAGTCAAGGATCCCGAAATGCATCTGGCAATGGCCACGGCCTATCAGCAGCTGGGAAAAAACAAGGAAGCCGAGGCTGCATACGGCAAGGCGGCCGCCTCCGGAGCTTCCAGGGATGTCCTGGCAAGGGTGGCCGCCGTACATCTCCGGGAAAAGCGCTACGATCAGGCGGCCAAAATCTACCGGGAAATGATCCGCCGGTTTCCCGGGAAGGGCCGGTCCCATGCCGGCCTCGGCGATGCCCTGTACCTGAAGGGAGACATGGACGGCGCCGCCGATGCGTATCGGAAAGCCGTCCGGCAGGATCCCCGGGAAATCGGGGCCTGGATGGGCCTGGGAGCGGTTCATGAACGGAAAGGGAACCTCGAAGAGGCCCTGAAGGCCTACCAGAGGGCCTGGGAACTCAACCCGGATCTCAGTCAGGCGGCCCGAAAGGCCCGGGAGATCCGCATCCGCCTGCTGGAAAAAAAGCAGGGATAG
- the kdsA gene encoding 3-deoxy-8-phosphooctulonate synthase, producing the protein MKPVDVSGIRFGGGAPFVLIAGPCVIEEEGRTRDIARFLRDLAGELGIPFIFKASYDKANRSARDSFRGPGLSEGLRILEEVRRDVGCPVLSDVHRFEEIDAAAAVLDVVQIPAFLCRQTDFVMEIARKARVVNIKKGQFLAPWDVSNIVEKLKAAGNGRILVTERGASFGYNNLVADFRSLPVIRSLGYPVIFDATHSVQLPGGLGTASGGQREMVPFLARAAAGAGLDGIFMEVHPDPDRALCDGPNSLALKDLRSLLTVLREIDRIVKRSMDTANG; encoded by the coding sequence ATGAAGCCTGTGGACGTGAGTGGAATCCGGTTCGGCGGCGGGGCGCCTTTCGTCCTGATTGCCGGTCCCTGCGTCATCGAAGAAGAAGGGAGGACCAGGGACATCGCCCGATTCCTCCGGGATCTGGCGGGTGAGCTGGGCATCCCGTTCATCTTCAAGGCCTCTTATGACAAGGCGAACCGGAGCGCCCGTGATTCCTTCCGCGGACCGGGTCTGTCGGAAGGCCTCCGCATTCTGGAGGAAGTCCGGAGGGACGTCGGCTGTCCCGTCCTGTCAGACGTCCACCGGTTCGAGGAGATCGACGCGGCGGCGGCCGTGCTGGACGTGGTGCAGATCCCGGCCTTTCTCTGCCGGCAGACGGATTTCGTCATGGAAATCGCCAGGAAGGCGCGGGTGGTGAACATCAAGAAAGGGCAGTTCCTGGCGCCGTGGGACGTGTCCAATATCGTGGAGAAGCTAAAGGCGGCGGGAAACGGGAGGATTCTCGTAACGGAGCGGGGCGCCAGTTTCGGGTACAACAACCTGGTGGCGGATTTTCGCTCCCTGCCGGTGATCCGCTCCCTGGGATATCCCGTGATTTTTGACGCCACCCACAGCGTCCAGCTGCCGGGAGGGCTGGGAACCGCCTCGGGGGGGCAGCGGGAGATGGTTCCCTTCCTGGCCCGTGCCGCCGCCGGAGCCGGCCTGGACGGCATCTTCATGGAGGTCCATCCCGATCCCGACCGTGCATTGTGCGACGGGCCGAATTCGCTGGCGCTGAAAGACCTGCGATCCCTGCTTACGGTTCTCAGGGAGATCGATCGTATCGTGAAAAGGAGCATGGATACCGCAAATGGATAA
- a CDS encoding phenylphosphate carboxylase subunit delta, whose product MDKLQDMPWKEKLEKVKLLILDVDGVLTDGRIIMDDNGREIKHFDVRDGHGIKLLQRYGIDVVFLTGRRSAVVEHRARDLGVEEVHQQIWDKVAAFEGILERRALQADQVAFMGDDVVDIPLQRRVGFSAAPASAEDVVRRSVDFVSGRPGGRGAVREVCELILRGRGFWDEIARRYEFTQLVDM is encoded by the coding sequence ATGGATAAGCTTCAGGATATGCCCTGGAAGGAAAAGCTGGAGAAGGTGAAACTCCTGATCCTGGACGTCGATGGCGTGCTGACGGACGGCCGGATCATCATGGATGACAACGGCCGGGAGATCAAGCATTTCGACGTCCGGGACGGACACGGCATCAAGCTCCTCCAGCGGTACGGCATTGACGTCGTCTTCCTGACGGGGCGCCGATCGGCCGTCGTGGAGCACCGGGCCCGGGACCTGGGCGTGGAGGAAGTGCACCAGCAGATCTGGGACAAGGTCGCCGCGTTCGAGGGAATTCTCGAGCGGCGGGCCCTCCAGGCCGACCAGGTGGCCTTCATGGGGGACGACGTGGTCGACATCCCCCTGCAGAGGCGTGTTGGATTCTCCGCCGCCCCGGCAAGTGCGGAGGATGTGGTCCGTCGCTCCGTCGATTTCGTGTCCGGACGGCCGGGAGGCCGGGGGGCCGTGCGGGAGGTGTGCGAGTTGATCCTCCGTGGGCGCGGGTTCTGGGATGAGATCGCCCGGCGATATGAATTTACTCAACTGGTTGATATGTGA
- the lptC gene encoding LPS export ABC transporter periplasmic protein LptC gives MLLFSGAFLVLAAAGAWWLIKNRETVPKQALQIMAENVDLQVQNVTYTDVGSSGEKWEVKADSARYMRDEKIALFDRVKIRLILADGQTFNLTGDQGRLKTDLKDMDITGNVVILSDRGDRFTTDRLQYVHGEKKIYTQSPVTMENDRMKIRGVGLTLRLDSRDLKLSSRVEAETKPAGAAGGNHDKKR, from the coding sequence ATGCTCCTTTTTTCGGGAGCTTTCCTGGTTCTCGCCGCCGCCGGGGCCTGGTGGCTCATCAAGAACCGCGAGACGGTTCCGAAGCAGGCCTTGCAGATCATGGCGGAGAACGTGGACCTCCAGGTCCAGAACGTCACGTACACCGACGTGGGAAGCTCCGGAGAAAAATGGGAGGTGAAGGCGGACAGCGCCCGGTACATGCGCGACGAGAAGATCGCCCTCTTTGACAGGGTGAAGATCCGGCTGATCCTGGCCGACGGCCAGACGTTCAACCTGACGGGAGACCAGGGCCGCCTCAAGACGGACCTGAAGGACATGGACATCACGGGCAACGTGGTGATCCTTTCCGACCGGGGGGACCGGTTCACGACGGACCGTCTCCAGTATGTCCATGGGGAGAAGAAAATCTACACCCAGTCTCCGGTCACCATGGAGAACGACCGGATGAAAATCCGGGGCGTGGGCCTGACCCTTCGGCTGGACAGCCGGGACCTGAAGCTCTCTTCCCGGGTCGAGGCGGAAACAAAGCCGGCGGGGGCGGCGGGGGGAAATCATGACAAAAAACGCTGA
- a CDS encoding LptA/OstA family protein — translation MTKNADSSVIRMAATILVAVCLAAGVAWGQAKVPVSRSEPIQIVSDRLDAYDEKKLVVFSGHAVAVQGDKAIRADSISLFYKKEGHQAGPKASKGPDMGGGDLDRVEAKGHVIITQGPKTVTGDFAVYFQDAQKIEMTGNAVLKEGRSTIRGDRVIVLLDEGRGFVEAGESKRVMATIYPSEKSQPGKKKP, via the coding sequence ATGACAAAAAACGCTGACAGTTCCGTGATTCGGATGGCCGCGACGATCCTCGTTGCGGTCTGCCTGGCCGCCGGCGTCGCCTGGGGACAGGCAAAGGTTCCGGTGAGCCGCAGCGAGCCGATCCAGATCGTCTCCGACCGCCTGGATGCCTACGATGAAAAGAAGCTGGTGGTTTTCTCCGGGCATGCCGTGGCCGTTCAGGGCGACAAGGCCATCCGGGCCGACAGCATATCGCTTTTCTATAAAAAGGAAGGCCATCAGGCCGGACCGAAGGCCTCCAAGGGACCCGACATGGGCGGAGGAGACCTGGACCGGGTGGAGGCGAAGGGACACGTCATCATCACACAGGGGCCGAAGACGGTCACGGGGGACTTCGCCGTCTATTTCCAGGATGCCCAGAAGATCGAGATGACCGGGAACGCGGTCCTGAAAGAAGGCCGCAGCACGATCCGCGGCGACAGGGTCATCGTGCTTCTGGACGAGGGGCGGGGCTTCGTGGAAGCCGGGGAGTCCAAGCGGGTCATGGCGACGATTTATCCCTCCGAAAAATCCCAGCCGGGAAAGAAGAAGCCGTGA
- the lptB gene encoding LPS export ABC transporter ATP-binding protein, which translates to MERLTAEGLVKVYSGRRVVDGIHLEIQPGEVVGLLGPNGAGKTTTFYMVVGLIRPDGGRILLNGEELTGQPMYVRARKGISYLPQEPSVFRKLTVEENILAILETLEMEQGEREERLRDLLDELDLTPLRSNRAYSLSGGERRRVEITRALVTSPKYILLDEPFAGIDPLAVADIQKIIGQLKAKGIGVVISDHNVRETLSVCDRAYIVNEGMVLVEGDPDTIASCEIARKIYLGEGFSL; encoded by the coding sequence ATGGAGCGGCTGACGGCGGAGGGACTCGTCAAGGTCTACAGCGGCCGGCGAGTCGTCGACGGCATTCACCTGGAGATTCAACCCGGAGAGGTCGTCGGGCTGCTGGGACCGAACGGAGCGGGGAAGACCACGACGTTTTACATGGTCGTCGGGCTCATCCGACCCGACGGAGGACGGATTCTCCTCAACGGGGAGGAACTGACGGGCCAGCCCATGTATGTCCGGGCCCGAAAGGGGATCAGCTATCTGCCCCAGGAGCCGTCGGTCTTCCGGAAACTGACGGTGGAGGAGAACATCCTGGCCATCCTGGAGACCCTGGAGATGGAGCAGGGGGAACGGGAGGAGCGACTCCGGGATCTTCTGGACGAGCTGGATCTGACGCCGCTTCGGTCCAACCGGGCCTATTCCCTCTCCGGAGGCGAGCGGCGGCGGGTTGAGATCACGAGGGCCCTGGTTACATCCCCGAAATATATCCTTCTGGACGAGCCCTTCGCGGGAATCGATCCCCTCGCCGTTGCGGATATCCAGAAGATCATCGGCCAGTTGAAAGCAAAAGGGATCGGGGTGGTCATTTCCGATCACAATGTCCGGGAGACGCTTTCCGTCTGCGATCGGGCTTACATTGTCAATGAAGGGATGGTTCTGGTGGAAGGGGACCCCGACACCATCGCCTCCTGCGAGATCGCCCGGAAGATATACCTCGGGGAAGGATTCAGCCTGTAA
- the rpoN gene encoding RNA polymerase factor sigma-54, translated as MALELKQNLKLTQQLVMTPQLQQAIKLLQVSRLELVDAINQEMQENPLLEELTGEEYSVTETPAESDDLKTVEGEEIKLADHTEELTGEGDGKTEFDWDNYLEDYGSVGVTYDRSGEEGPAWDNFLTAQTSLTDHLMWQVKLSRMNESEMAVAEQIVGNLDMNGYLVATVEEIAAQSGTQPPFVEGVLRKVHDFDPPGVAARDLKECLLIQARVLRAGPLVQSIIRDHLKELEIKNYNQICRKLKASAEDVEAAILVIMNMNPKPGALYNEEKAQPVIPDVFVFKAGDEYKIVLNDDGLPRLRISNFYREVMAGLSGSTNSEGSRRYIREKIQSATWLIKSIQQRQNTIYKVTESILRFQLDFFEQGVSFLKPLVLRDVADDVGMHESTISRVVSNKYVHTPRGIYLLKYFFSSGIHRTSGENIASKSVKEEIRKLIQAEDPRKPLSDQEIVQRLEAGGIAIARRTVAKYREMMGILPSSRRKRLIKTQKTD; from the coding sequence ATGGCTCTGGAACTGAAACAAAACCTGAAGTTGACCCAGCAACTGGTCATGACGCCCCAGCTTCAGCAGGCCATCAAGCTGCTGCAGGTGTCGCGCCTGGAGCTTGTGGATGCGATCAACCAGGAAATGCAGGAAAATCCCCTCCTGGAAGAGCTGACCGGAGAAGAGTACAGCGTGACGGAAACCCCGGCCGAATCGGATGATCTCAAGACGGTTGAAGGGGAAGAGATCAAGCTGGCGGACCACACGGAGGAGTTGACCGGCGAGGGAGACGGCAAGACCGAGTTTGACTGGGACAATTATCTTGAGGACTACGGATCCGTCGGGGTCACCTACGACCGCTCCGGTGAGGAAGGGCCAGCCTGGGACAATTTCCTGACCGCGCAGACGTCGCTGACGGATCACCTCATGTGGCAGGTCAAGCTTTCGCGGATGAACGAAAGCGAGATGGCCGTGGCGGAGCAGATCGTGGGGAACCTCGATATGAACGGCTACCTGGTCGCGACGGTGGAGGAAATCGCCGCCCAGTCGGGGACGCAGCCGCCCTTTGTCGAGGGCGTTCTCCGCAAGGTTCATGACTTCGATCCTCCCGGCGTTGCAGCCCGCGACCTGAAGGAGTGTCTTCTTATCCAGGCCAGGGTTCTCCGGGCCGGACCCCTGGTGCAGTCGATCATCCGGGATCACCTGAAGGAACTGGAAATCAAGAATTACAACCAGATCTGCCGGAAACTGAAGGCCTCCGCCGAGGACGTGGAGGCGGCGATCCTGGTTATCATGAACATGAATCCCAAGCCGGGCGCCCTCTACAATGAGGAAAAGGCCCAGCCCGTCATCCCGGACGTGTTCGTCTTCAAGGCGGGGGATGAATACAAGATCGTCCTGAACGACGACGGCCTGCCACGGCTCCGGATCTCCAATTTCTACCGGGAGGTCATGGCGGGCCTCAGCGGCAGCACAAACTCCGAGGGGAGCCGCCGCTACATCCGGGAGAAGATCCAGTCCGCCACGTGGCTGATCAAGAGCATCCAGCAGCGGCAGAACACCATCTACAAGGTGACCGAGAGCATCCTCCGGTTTCAGCTGGATTTCTTCGAGCAGGGAGTGTCCTTCCTGAAGCCGCTCGTTCTCCGGGACGTGGCCGATGACGTGGGAATGCACGAGTCCACCATCAGCCGGGTCGTATCCAACAAGTACGTCCATACCCCACGGGGGATCTATCTCCTCAAGTATTTCTTTTCCAGCGGCATCCATCGGACCTCCGGCGAGAACATCGCCTCCAAGAGCGTGAAGGAGGAAATCCGGAAGCTCATCCAGGCGGAGGATCCCCGCAAACCGTTGAGCGACCAGGAAATCGTCCAGCGCCTGGAGGCCGGGGGAATCGCCATCGCCCGACGGACCGTGGCCAAATACCGCGAGATGATGGGCATCCTTCCGTCTTCCAGGCGAAAAAGGCTCATCAAGACACAAAAAACAGATTGA
- the raiA gene encoding ribosome-associated translation inhibitor RaiA produces MKITLTFRNTGGEDWFKQVVDERLGKLQKYLDHPAEAHVVLSVEKFRHVAEISLSADGANVIAKEEAKDMNTAIDNAVEKVERQLKRHKEKIRTHKTGAGRSEERVLVVEPVDEDEARGSRVVETRKVVLSPMSLDDAVLEMDSVKNRFLIYRDIATENVRLLYRREDDNYILIETNG; encoded by the coding sequence ATGAAGATAACGCTTACCTTCAGGAACACGGGCGGGGAGGACTGGTTCAAGCAGGTCGTCGACGAACGGCTGGGCAAGCTCCAGAAATACCTGGATCACCCGGCAGAGGCCCATGTTGTGTTGTCCGTCGAGAAATTCCGGCATGTCGCGGAGATCAGCCTCTCGGCTGACGGGGCGAATGTAATCGCCAAGGAAGAAGCGAAGGACATGAACACGGCGATCGACAACGCCGTCGAGAAGGTGGAGCGCCAACTCAAGAGGCACAAGGAAAAGATCCGAACCCACAAGACCGGTGCGGGCCGCAGTGAAGAAAGAGTGCTGGTGGTCGAGCCGGTCGACGAGGACGAGGCCCGCGGTTCCCGGGTTGTGGAAACCCGGAAGGTCGTGCTCAGCCCCATGTCCCTGGACGATGCGGTCCTGGAGATGGATTCCGTGAAAAACCGCTTCCTGATCTACCGTGACATCGCCACGGAAAACGTCAGGCTCCTCTACCGGAGGGAGGACGATAATTACATCCTGATCGAGACGAACGGTTAG
- a CDS encoding PTS sugar transporter subunit IIA, whose amino-acid sequence MKILDMIKTGYVIEELQAKTKRDVLTELSSVFLRDLSCDPEEMVSILLEREKLGSTGIGDGIAIPHGKMGSMKELVVAFGRSRKGIDFNAMDGKSVHLFFLLMAPENSAGLHLKALARISRMLKDGAFRKRLLDARSEQELRAAIAEKDEAP is encoded by the coding sequence ATGAAAATTCTCGATATGATCAAAACCGGGTATGTCATCGAAGAGCTTCAGGCAAAGACGAAGCGCGATGTCCTTACCGAACTGTCGTCGGTTTTTCTGCGTGACCTGTCGTGTGATCCGGAAGAAATGGTGTCGATTCTCCTGGAGCGGGAAAAGCTGGGAAGCACCGGCATCGGGGACGGCATCGCAATCCCGCATGGAAAGATGGGCTCCATGAAGGAACTCGTCGTTGCCTTCGGACGGAGCCGGAAAGGTATTGATTTCAATGCCATGGACGGCAAGTCCGTCCACCTGTTTTTTCTCCTGATGGCCCCGGAAAATTCGGCGGGCCTGCATTTGAAGGCGCTCGCCAGAATATCCCGGATGCTCAAAGACGGGGCGTTCCGGAAACGGCTGCTGGATGCCCGTTCCGAGCAGGAACTGCGGGCGGCCATCGCTGAAAAGGACGAAGCACCGTAG
- the rapZ gene encoding RNase adapter RapZ produces MKRPRVVIVTGLSGSGKSTALRALEDIGFFCVDNLPVVLLPDFLEIQAVEEKEITQVALVMDLREAGFLERYPEIFELLKEKGYRIEVLFLDAGNEALLHRFSETRRMHPLAMKGSVMEGIQEERRKMTALKDMADTVIDTTFLNVHQLKDAVQRAFLPPTTTRRIILHVQSFGYRYGLPADADIVLDVRFLQNPYFVETLKRLDGHVSAVREYVLASEESRAFLEQLLSLLTFLLPLYEKEGKPRINVAMGCTGGRHRSVVMANELAAHFADQGYLVSTTHRDINKSG; encoded by the coding sequence ATGAAAAGGCCCCGTGTGGTCATCGTGACCGGCCTGTCCGGCTCGGGAAAAAGCACGGCCTTGAGGGCACTGGAGGACATCGGTTTTTTCTGCGTGGACAACCTGCCGGTGGTTCTGCTTCCGGATTTCCTGGAGATTCAGGCTGTTGAGGAAAAGGAAATCACCCAGGTGGCCCTGGTCATGGACCTGCGGGAAGCCGGTTTCCTGGAGCGGTATCCGGAGATTTTCGAACTCCTGAAGGAAAAGGGATACCGGATCGAAGTGCTGTTTCTCGACGCCGGCAACGAGGCCCTCCTGCACCGGTTCAGCGAGACAAGGCGCATGCATCCCCTGGCGATGAAGGGGTCCGTCATGGAGGGGATCCAGGAGGAGCGCAGGAAAATGACTGCGCTCAAGGACATGGCCGACACGGTGATCGATACGACGTTCCTGAACGTGCACCAGCTCAAGGACGCCGTTCAGCGGGCCTTTCTGCCACCGACAACGACCCGCCGGATCATCCTGCACGTCCAGTCTTTCGGGTACCGCTACGGCCTGCCGGCGGATGCCGATATCGTCCTGGACGTGCGGTTCCTGCAGAATCCCTACTTCGTGGAGACCCTCAAGCGCCTGGACGGCCATGTATCGGCGGTTCGGGAGTACGTGCTGGCATCCGAGGAGAGCCGGGCGTTTCTCGAACAGCTCCTGTCGCTCCTCACCTTCCTCCTCCCCCTCTACGAGAAGGAGGGGAAGCCCCGCATCAACGTCGCCATGGGATGCACGGGAGGCCGCCACCGCTCCGTCGTCATGGCCAACGAGCTGGCGGCCCATTTCGCCGACCAGGGCTACCTGGTCAGCACGACCCACCGGGACATCAACAAGAGCGGCTGA